DNA sequence from the uncultured Ilyobacter sp. genome:
TTAAAGAACACACTTAACAATTATACAGTATTTTCTTTAAGCCAATTCATAAAATTTTGTTAATATTTTTTTGTGAAAAGTCAGTTTTTAAAATTTATTTTATAACTTGATTGTATGTTTTTTGTAGGGTATAATCTAATGTTTTCAACTTGAAAAGAGGTGTGTATTATGAAGAAAATATTAATCGGTTTTTTATTAAGTATTTTCATAGTTGGTTGTGTTAGTAATATTAATGCCAAAATGAAAAGTGTTAGAGATCCAATTACAGGAAATATTATCTACTATGGTTATAGTTGGACGACAGGTTCTGAAGACATAACACATGATTTTGATAAAAGAACTGATCTGAGTACCACTTTAATTGTGGAGCCAATAAAAGATATTAAAAAAATGAATTTCACAGTAATAAAAAGTAAAGAAGTGAAATCAGCAGTTTATTTACAAAGTTATACTCTCAATATTCAAAGTATTAAGATTACAAACGGAACTGAAGAATTTATTGTAGAAAATCCTGGATTAACAAAAAAAGAATTTAGTTCTTTGGGTACACCTTTTGGTCATTCAACAGTTACCTTTCCAATAAGAGATGAGGACCTTAGAAAATTGTATAATATATATAATTCTGAAAAAGTTATTCTTATGGCAACAGATATTTATGGGAAAGAACATCTTGGTATTGTAAAAGATAAAACTGGAATTTTAGAGTTAATAGAGTTTTTAAAGTAATAATTAATAAATGATGCTCCTCTGTGCAGAGACTAGAGGGGCTTTTTTATTTAAAAAAACAAAAAAGTAAATTAACCTCTTTACTTTATACAAATTGTATAATAAAATAGCCATATGGATAAAAAATTAGAAAAATTAATAAAAGAAAAAGGGAAAAAAAATACAGATGTAGCTAGACTTTTAAAATTGTCAAAACAGAGCTTTTATAGCAGATGCAGAACTTTTGATAAGGGAGGAATAAGTTTTACTAAGGATGAAATTTTAAAAATAAGTGATTTTTTAGGAGTTGAACCCCAAATTTTTTTTGAACTTTGATTATACAATTAGTACAAGTATCCGTCCAGGGAGGTGAGAGAGTGGAGAAAAAAGAATTTGAGCCTGTAAATATTTATAGAAAATCTGATGGCAAATTAATAGCCAGTGTAAGCCAGGAGAATGTGATTGTAAATAAAGATTATTATGTGGAAAATGACGAAAATCTGAGTGTCTAAACAGGGTGGGGCGGTTTTTTAGATTATCCTAAATTATTATTAGTTTTCCCGTCTGGATTAGAGCATGGTGTCTTAACACCATTTACTTCTCTAACATGGTAATCGGAATAGTTTCCTCTCTCAATTTCTCTAACAAATTGGTTTCTAGTCATAGTTTTACCTTTATCATCTTGGAACTTTTGATTTCTGCCTGTATCTGATTCATTTATAACTTTTACTTTTTTTCCCATGTTTAAATATAATACCTCCTGATTTTGACCGCCCCATATAGAGAAGTATTTAAACATTTAAGTATAACTTTTTTGATTATGTATTTCAAGCCATACACTCTTAACGAGCTTCCTCCATACAGCTAAACACTATTATAATTTTTAGTTCCCCTTTTAATTATATCTCCGCTTGTTTAGCTGTATCGAAGAGGCTCTTTGGAAGAGTCTTTACTGCATGTGCGGGCTCCTTGAAGATAAAAGACGGTTGTCCGTTGCTGGTTCGGACATAAATATAACCAGCGTACTTGTGTTTTTGCTAGAGTTCCTTAGGCAACCCGCCAAGGTCTTGCCCTATGGGGCTCTAATAAAAACATAAACAGAGGATCTTGGCGGGTCCTCTAACTAAAAACGGAGGTTATAAATGGCAAAACGACTTACTGCAAAAGACATGGAGAAAAAAGAATTTTACCAGATGCCTAAATGGATCTATGAGATTAAAGGTCTTAAAAGCCTTCATAGAGAAATTTATATGCTTGCCTTAAATAATTACAACCTTTCTAGAAGTAACGGCTGGATGAACGAAAAAGGCGAAGTTTATTTTAAACTAAGTTATGCTGCACTGGTAAATTTTACAGGAGCCAGGAGAGAGACAATCAATAAAGCGATTGGACTTCTAGTTGAGATAGGACTTCTTGAAGCTGAAAAGAAAAATGGGACTGCTACAAAATATTTTATAACGGAGCCTGAAATTGATGAAATAAAGGAAAAATATCAATCAAAAACCAGTACTAAAAAACGTACCAGTACGGAAAATAGTACCGGTACTAAAAATAGTACTGCTACCAGTACGGAAAAGCGTACCGGTGACCAGTACGAAAAACCGTACCCGAATAAGAATAATACAAATAGACTAAATAAGAATAATATTAATAATAGCATTTTGAATGAGCTCAATTTAATTTTGAGAGAATCTGGACTTGATATTAAACCAGATAAAATTATCAAGATGAGTAAGGGGATGGATATAGACATCCTAAAAAAATATATACATGCTTTTAAACATAGGGGGCCTGGTTACGTAATAGCTGCCATAAGAGACAGATATGAACTTCCAAAACCCAGTGTAGAAAGTATTAGCATTGAGGAGCTTGTTAATAACTTTGAAATCTCTGAAGAAAACTCAAGAGAGGTTTTAAGAGATCTAGCAAATAGAATTTTATCTGACTATGAATGTGGCATAGATACTTGTCCTATTGACACTTTCAACGATAAGAGCCAGGGATATCCAAGAGAACTGATCGAAGAATACAGATCTAAATTATTAAAATTTGTAGCATAAAAGGGGTGAAAAAATTGGAATTAGGATTTTTTATCAAGGAGTTTAAGAGACTAACCATGATTTATGATAAAAATTGGGATACAGAAAAGATTAGCTTCATGGCTAATGAGTATTATAAAAAGCTTTCTGGATTATCAGAAAAAGCTTTTATTACTGGGGTGGAGAAGTGCATTAACCAGTACAATCGCTTCCCGAGTATTGCTGAAATGGCGGAACAATGCAGAGTTGCCAGAGGTAGCAAAGAAGTAGCTCCAATGCCTTATTCCTCAATGGATAACACAGCACTGGACAAACTATGGGAATCTTTCAAAGAAGATGAGAAGAGGGATATGAAGCATTTGGCAGCTGAACTCATGAAGAAGATCGGAATATTGCCAAAGGGGTATAAAAAAGGTATGAATCCTTGGCATGACAGTGTACTTAATTCTGTTTTTAATACCTCGTTCAAATACGTTGTCCTCAGAAAATATTTTAAAGAGGAGTGTATAAAGTTCGGGTACAGATGGAAAGGGGAATGCCTAAGTACAAAGGGATGGCTTTCCTTTGAACAAACTTTTAGTCAAGAATTGAGAAGTGCATCATAATCACTTATTTGTTATAAAGGGGGAACTATGCGGAAAATTTGGACCAAAGAGGAAGAACAATTCATTATCGACAACAAGGGTAAAATGACAGCAAATGAAATAGCGGAGAAATTGGATGTCGCGGTTACACGGGTAAGGAATAAAATGTCCCGGCTAAAACCTAAAAATAAAAAAAGTGGTGATAGTGCGGTGTACTCAGATAATAAAGATCTTCTCCAAGATGCATTGGATGTGATATCAGAAAAGGAGAAAGAGATCGCTGAAAAGGATAGCATTATTTTAGATCTTAAATCACAAATCGATTATATAAAAAACGTTAACAAGCATGTTGATGAATCCCTTAAAAATAGTCCCACCAATAAATTAAAACCACCTCATCCATGTATTGAAAAACTCAATGATAAGTTGAAAAAATTTGAGGTTATGAATACAGATATGGCAGTTGACCTTGAGATAGCACATGAAAATATAGATAAATACAAATTTGAAAATAAGGCTTTAAAAGAAAAGCTTGAAATATATAATCGAACTATGGGGATATTGAGTAATATCACAGGGAGGGCATATGATATCAAAGGACTATAAAATTAAGAACAACAACATATATATTCATTTTGGAGGTTCTGATCAGTTGGAGCAAACCAAGTGCGAAGGCTTTGAACTGCTCCTTGCACTTCAAAGATTTGTAATGGGACCTTCTCAGAAAGCACTGGATAAGGTTAAGGATGAATTAGCAGATAGAATCGTCACATGTGAGCAGATGATAGACAATTCCACAGGAGCTATCAGAAAAGATTTTGATGATCACTGCAGGCACTTTAAAAATGCTTTAGAAGCACACGGCCTACATCATCAGTTTAATTACATACTTGACGTTTATAGAGAAGATATCAAGAAGATAATTAAGCAGAAGATAGACAGAACTTTAGAGAGGATAGAGAGTGGGTATTATGACTAAAAGAAACAGAACTGCTGGGAATCAATATGAGAGGGATATCGTAAAGGAATTGAAAGAGCTTGGATATACTAAAGCTGTTACATCTAGAAATGAAAGTAGAACAGCAGATGCCAATAAAATAGATATTGTGGGGCTGGATGGTCATTTTGCCCCACAGTGTAAAAACCTCTCTAAGAGTGTAAATTATCATAAACTTATGAAAGAAATAAATACCGATATGCCAAAGGTCATCTTCCATAAGAGGACCGAAAAAAGTACTGGAGGAAAATTTATGACAAAAGGTGAATATGTGATATTGGAAAAAGATTTTTTTTATAAATTATTGGAAACATACAAATGAAAATTTGTTAGATCTACGGGGGTATTGGATGAAAAAAGTGGGCTACAAAGAAGATCCTAGTGAATTGATAGATATAAACGATTCAGAAACAAATGTCACCTCTCAAGGAATAACCATTAATCAAAGATTGGAGGAAGACATCGTCAAAGGCGTGGCTACAGAACTTGAACATGAGATGTGGCTTCGTGTTAGAAAGATGGGATGGAGCCGACATGAGGTCGCAGACTTTTTTAACTGTAATATAGAGACAGTTAAGACCAATCTAAGAAGGGTAAATGATAAAGTGAAGAAGTTTAAAACTTGCGTAAAAATGCGTGGAGGAAATTTTTTTTACTAAAGGGGTACAGATTTGTACCCCTTTTTTTTTATTAGGAAAGAATACAAGTAACGGAATGGAGGTGGCGTTGTGAAACTTACGTTGAAACAGAAAGCATTTGCTGATTTTTATATAGAATTGGCCAATGCCACTGAAGCAGCGATAAAAGCAGGATATTCTAAGAAGACTGCAAGAGAAATGGGGTGTGAAAACCTTACAAAACCTCATATTAGAGCATATATCGATGAAAGGTTGGCTCAGATAGATTCAGATAGGATAGCAGATGTAAAAGAAGTTATGGAGTATTTGAGCAAGGGTATGCGACAAGAATTAGAAGAGGAAGTTGTAGTGGTAGAAGGTCATGGAGATGGTTATAGCGAAGCTCGAATTGTTAAAAAGAAAATATCAGTAAAAGATGCTAACAAATGTGCAGAGCTCTTAGGGAAACGATATGGGATATTCACAGATAAAGTTAACGTGGAAGGATCACTGCCTATAATAATTCATGGAGAAGATGCCCTTGAAGAGTAAAAAATTATTTTTGCCTGATCTAGTAGGGAAAGGTTATAAGGACTACTGGAATTTTAAGGGGCGTTATCGTGTATGCAAAGGATCCCGTGCATCTAAAAAATCAAAGACCACAGCACTTTATTATATTTATAAAATGATGGAATATCCCAAGGCAAACCTTTTGGTCGTAAGGAAGGTATTTAGAACTTTAAAAGATAGCTGTTACTCAGATTTGAAATGGGCCATTAATAGGCTGGGAGTGGATGAACATTGGGAGACAAAAGAGTCTCCAATAGAGATGACTTATAAACCAACTGGACAGAAGATTCTTTTTAGGGGTCTCGATGATCCTCTCAAAATAACATCCATAACAGTAGAGACAGGGATGCTCTGTTGGATGTGGCTAGAGGAATGTTATGAGATAACCAATGAAGATAGTTTTAACATGCTAGATGAATCAATAAGGGGGCAGTCTTCAGGAAATTTATTTAAGCAGATAACTCTGACACTTAACCCATGGAATGAAAAGCACTGGGTTAAAAGAAGATTCTTTGATATGAAAAATGATTCCGATATTTTGGCTAAGACTACCAACTACATGTGTAATGAGTTTTTGGATGATGCGGATCTGAAAGTCTTTGAGAATATGAAAAAGAACAATCCCAGGCGTTATCAAGTTGCAGGACTTGGAGAATGGGGTATAGTTGACGGACTTGTTTACGAGAACTGGGAGGAAAAAGAATTTGACACAGATGAAATCTCCGCAAGAAAAGGGATTAAATCTGCTTTTGGATTGGATTTTGGATATACAAACGATCCTACAGCTTTTTTCTGTGGGCTAATTGACTTAAGTAAAAAAGAGATATTTGTATTTGACGAGATCTACAAAAAGTCTCTCAGAAACAAGATGATTTATGAGGAGATCTCTAAAAAAGGTTACTCAAAGGAAAAAATAACTGCAGATTCAGCAGAACCAAAATCTATAGATGAACTAAGAGATCTAGGACTAAGGAGAGTATCTGGAGCAGCAAAGGGGAAGGATTCCATCAATAACGGAATTCAGTTTATTCAGGGATTTAAAATCTATATTCATCCGAGATGTGTCAACTTCATAACTGAAATAAGCAACTATACATGGGATAAAGATAGATTTGGAAACACAATTAATAAGCCCATAGACGACTTTAATCACCTTATGGATGCATTCAGATATGCCGTAGAGGATTTTGTTTCAAAACCTAAAATAGGGGCCTTAAATTTCAATCCTATATCAGTATAAATAAATTTTAAAAGTTGACATTCAAGCATGAAAAAAGGCCTATTTTTCAAACACTCAATAAAATAGGTAGTTACAGTAAAATGTCTTAGTCAACAAACAGTTATAAGTAATAATTCAGACATAAAAAGGAGGAAAAATGTTTAATTTTTTCAAAAGAAAAAAGTCGATAGAATTTTCAAAAGAGCCTTTGAAAAATAAAGCTCTGTTGAGAGAAATAGCTCTATCAAATTTGGGCATTGTAAGTATCTATCCAGATACTCCGACCTTGGTTCCGGAAAAAATAAATAAAATGCTTCACAGTCTAGAAATATCGACACCGGTTCTTTCTATGGTGAGAGGAGTATGTTCCAGAAGGATAGAGCTTCGATCTAAGGGAGAACACACCCTAGAAGAAATAAAAGAGATAAGTAATCGGTTTGACTCCATAGAAAACTGGCATAGCTTCATAAGAGAACTAGCATTAACCCCTTACTATGGATTTGCTGTATTTGAAAAGGTCTACAACGAGAACTTCACCCTTAGAAAACTAGAGTTTATCC
Encoded proteins:
- a CDS encoding helix-turn-helix domain-containing protein codes for the protein MDKKLEKLIKEKGKKNTDVARLLKLSKQSFYSRCRTFDKGGISFTKDEILKISDFLGVEPQIFFEL
- a CDS encoding DUF3892 domain-containing protein, coding for MGKKVKVINESDTGRNQKFQDDKGKTMTRNQFVREIERGNYSDYHVREVNGVKTPCSNPDGKTNNNLG
- a CDS encoding replication initiator protein A translates to MAKRLTAKDMEKKEFYQMPKWIYEIKGLKSLHREIYMLALNNYNLSRSNGWMNEKGEVYFKLSYAALVNFTGARRETINKAIGLLVEIGLLEAEKKNGTATKYFITEPEIDEIKEKYQSKTSTKKRTSTENSTGTKNSTATSTEKRTGDQYEKPYPNKNNTNRLNKNNINNSILNELNLILRESGLDIKPDKIIKMSKGMDIDILKKYIHAFKHRGPGYVIAAIRDRYELPKPSVESISIEELVNNFEISEENSREVLRDLANRILSDYECGIDTCPIDTFNDKSQGYPRELIEEYRSKLLKFVA
- a CDS encoding terminase small subunit is translated as MKLTLKQKAFADFYIELANATEAAIKAGYSKKTAREMGCENLTKPHIRAYIDERLAQIDSDRIADVKEVMEYLSKGMRQELEEEVVVVEGHGDGYSEARIVKKKISVKDANKCAELLGKRYGIFTDKVNVEGSLPIIIHGEDALEE
- a CDS encoding PBSX family phage terminase large subunit, giving the protein MKSKKLFLPDLVGKGYKDYWNFKGRYRVCKGSRASKKSKTTALYYIYKMMEYPKANLLVVRKVFRTLKDSCYSDLKWAINRLGVDEHWETKESPIEMTYKPTGQKILFRGLDDPLKITSITVETGMLCWMWLEECYEITNEDSFNMLDESIRGQSSGNLFKQITLTLNPWNEKHWVKRRFFDMKNDSDILAKTTNYMCNEFLDDADLKVFENMKKNNPRRYQVAGLGEWGIVDGLVYENWEEKEFDTDEISARKGIKSAFGLDFGYTNDPTAFFCGLIDLSKKEIFVFDEIYKKSLRNKMIYEEISKKGYSKEKITADSAEPKSIDELRDLGLRRVSGAAKGKDSINNGIQFIQGFKIYIHPRCVNFITEISNYTWDKDRFGNTINKPIDDFNHLMDAFRYAVEDFVSKPKIGALNFNPISV